The Myxococcales bacterium genomic interval CCGACGACGAGGCCGAGGCGCTCAGCATGAGCCTGCGCGACATCGCGAAGCAGGTGATCCAGCTCATGCCCGAGCTCCCGCGGGAGGCCGGATCGCTCATCGACTCGATCCAGGCGCCGGGCGCGCTCGCGGACCTCGTCGCCGCGAACCTCGACGCCCCCGTCGAGGAGAAGGCGCAGCTCCTCGAGACCGTCGAGGCGAAGGAGCGCATCCGCAAGGTGCTGAAGCTCCTCACCCGCCAGCTCGAGATCCTGAAAATGCGCGAGCGCATCAACTCCCAAATCAAGGAGGAGATGGGCAAGAACCAGCGCGAGTACGTCCTCCGCCAGCAGCTCAAGGCCATCAAGGAGGAGCTCGGCGAGGACGACGGCGATCAGGGAGATCTCGACGGCCTCGAAGACCGGATCGCCAAGGCGAACCTGCCTGGCGAGGCCGAGCAGGTCGCGAAGAAGCAGATCAAGCGGCTGCGAAACATGCAGGTGGGCTCCGCGGAGTACACCGTCGTTCGCACGTACCTCGACTGGATCCTCGACATCCCCTGGCACGTCACCACGGCGGACAACCTCGACATCGCGGCCGTGCGGCGCGTGCTCGACGAGGATCACTACGGCCTCGAGAAGGTGAAGAAGCGCATCCTCGAGTACCTCGCCGTGCGCAAGCTGAAGAAGGACAAGAAGGGGCCGATCCTCTGCTTGCTCGGGCCGCCCGGCGTCGGCAAGACCTCGCTCGGGCGCAGCATCGCGCGCGCGCTGGGGCGCAAGTTCCACCGCATGTCGCTCGGCGGCGTGCACGACGAGGCCGCCATTCGCGGTCACCGCCGCACGTACGTCGGCGCGCTGCCCGGGCAGATCATCCAGGGCATGAAGAAGGTGGGCACGATCAACCCCGTCATCATGATGGATGAGGTCGACAAGCTCGGGCACGACTTCCGCGGCGATCCCGCGTCCGCGCTGCTCGAGGTGCTCGACCCCGAGCAGAACAACACGTTCGCCGACCACTACCTCGAGATCCCCTACGATCTCTCCAACGTGATGTTCATCGCCACGGCGAACATCGCCGATCCCATCCCGGCGCCGCTCCGCGACCGCATGGAAATCCTGGAGATCCCGGGGTACACCCGCCGCGAGAAGCTCGCCATCGCGCGCCAGCACCTCATCCCGAAGCAGATCGAAGAGCACGGAATCGCCAACCAGCCCGCTACCGACGGAACGGCGCTCCTCGAGATCCGCGATCCGGCCGTGGAGGTCGTCATCGACGGGTACACCCGCGAGGCCGGCGTGCGCACCCTCGAGCGTCAGATCGCCAGCGTCATCCGTGGCGTCGCGGTGAAGGTCGCGGAGGGCGACTTCGCGCCGCGACGCATCGAGACCGAGGACCACGTGCGTGAGTTCCTTGGGCCCACCCGCTACACCAGCGACGTCGCGGAGCGCACCTCCGAGACCGGCGTGTGCACGGGCCTCGCGTGGACCAGCGTGGGCGGCGAGATCCTCTTCATCGAGGCGACGCGCATGTACGGCTCCGGCAAGCTCCAGCTCACGGGCCAGCTCGGCGACGTCATGAAGGAGTCCGCGCACGCGGCGCTCTCGTACGTGCGCGCCAACAGCGACAAGTTCGGCATCGCCAAGGACTTCCTCGAGAAGAGCGACATCCACATCCACATCCCGGCGGGCGCCATGCCGAAGGACGGCCCGAGCGCCGGCGTGACGATGTTCACGGCGCTCGTGTCGCTGCTCACCGGCATCCGGGTCCGCCACGATGTCGCCATGACCGGCGAGATTTCCCTCCGCGGCCGCGTGCTCCCCATCGGCGGCCTGAAGGAGAAGGTGCTCGCGGCCCACCGCGCGGGGATCAAGCGCATCGTGCTGCCGGAGCGCAACGTGGCCGATCTCGAGGACGTGCCCGCCGAGGTGAAGGGCGACCTCGAGTTCATCCCCGCGTCGAAAATGGAGCAGGTGCTCGACGCGGCGCTCGAGGAGAAGCCCACGCCGCGCGTCGAGCCGGCGGCTGCCGCGCCCTCCACGAACTGACCGCCGCCCTTCCCACGCCCCCGGCGCTCCTCGTTCACGCGGGGGGCGCCGGCGCGCGTTTGTCGACGTGACGCTCGAGTAATATGTGTAAAGTACACGTGGGGCGGAGATCCGCCAGTGGGCGCGCCCGCGTCTGGTAGCGTACGGTCTCATGACGACAGGCGTGGGCATGCTCGGGTGCGGGACGGTGGGCGGTGGTGTGGCGCGCTTGCTCGAGGAGCGCGCGACGGAGCTCGCGGCGCGGGCAGGCGGGCCGCTGCGGCTCGCCGCGGTGGCGGTGCGCGATCTAACCAAGGCGCGGGGGCCCGGGCTCGCCGGCGCGCGCCTCACGGCCTCGCCGGCAGAGGTCGTCCGGGATCCGGAGGTCCAGATCGTGGTCGAGCTCATGGGCGGCGCCGAGCCCGCGCGCGCGCTCGTGCTCGAGGCTCTCGCCGCGGGCAAGGCCGTCATCACCGCGAACAAGCTGCTCCTCGCGCACCACGGCCCGGAGCTCTTCGCGCGCGCGCGCGAGGTCGGCGTGGACCTCGCGTTCGAGGGCGCGGTGGGGGGCGGCATCCCGGTCGTCCGCACGCTCCGCGACGCCCTCGCGTCTGACCGCGTGCGGCGGCTCTCGGGCATCCTGAACGGCACCTCGAACTACGTGCTCACCCGCATGCAACGCGAGGGGCTCTCGTTCGACGAGGTGCTGGGCGCCGCGCAGCGCCTCGGGTATGCCGAGGCCGAGCCCTCGCTCGACGTCGACGGGCACGACGCCGCGCACAAGCTCGTGGTCCTCGCGGCGCTCGCCTTCGGCGCGGACCTGCCGCCGGGTGATGTGCCTACCTCGGGCCTGCGTGCGCTCGGGCCCATCGATCACGCCGCGGCGGAGCGCTTCGGCTACGTCATCAAGCCCCTCGCGGTCGCGGAGGCCTGCGACGACGCGGCGATCGCCATGCGCGTGGGCCCCACGCTCGTCCCGCGCGAGGGCCTCCTCGCGGGAGTGGGCGGCGTGCTCAACGCGGTGCTGGTGGAGGGCGAGGCCCTCGGGCCTTGCCTGCTGTCGGGCCCGGGCGCAGGTGCCGGGCCGACCGCCGTGAGCGTCGTGGCGGATCTGCTCGACGTGGCCGCAGCGCGCAAGATCGGCGCGGCCGGGCGCCTCACCGCGGCGGTTCGCACCGCGCCCGCTCGGGTGCGCGATCCGGGGCTCGCGCACGCCCCGTTCTACCTCCGCTTCGTCGTGCGCGACGAGCCCGGCGTCCTCGGCTGCATCACGACGTCGCTCGGGCGCGCGGGAGTCTCCATTCGTGAGCTGTTCCAGCAGGCGCAGCGCCCCGTCGACGGGGCCGAGCCCCCGGTCGACGTCGTGATGCTCACGCACCCAGCAACGCATGCGCGCCTCGCCTCCGCCGTGCGAGAGCTCGACGGCGAGGGCTTCGCGGTCGAGCCGGCGCGCGTGCTCCCGGTCGCGCCGTAGCGCGTCGACGACACCGCGCAGGCTCAGGAAGGAGCGAGCCGCCCGGCGCCCGTGATCACCCGCTCGCGGGCCCGGCGACACGAGGCGACGAGGGCCTTCGTCGCCTCGCTCTGCGCGAGGGAAGCCCCCTCGATGTCGCGCGCGAGGGTGAGCTCCGCGGGGCCGAGCGCGGCCCCGGCGACGTAACCGTCGGGGAGCGGCTCGCCCTCCTGCACGATGAGCCCCACCGGTCCCTCGCCCCGAACGCGCCGCGCGACGAGCGGTCGTCCCGGCACGCTCTCTTTCCCGGCGCCCGCCTCGTCGCCGAACTTCATGTTCGGGGTCGGGCCCGATTGCGAGAGCTTGTAGACTGCAGCGACCCGATCCCGGGTGAGCGCGCGGTTCGTGGTCTGCGCGACGAGGAAGCCGCCGTAGCCGTAGAACTGCGTGTCCGCCGGGACGCCGAGCTCGCGCCGCAGGTCCTCGAAGCGCTGCGTGAGCGGGAGATCGAAGCTGTCCTCGAGGATGTGCACAGGCCGCAGCCCGAGCTCGCGCCCGAGGCGGACGAC includes:
- the lon gene encoding endopeptidase La yields the protein MSEKKAPTAPREKDDEPITFGDELPVLPIRNAVLFPGAVAPFDVGREKSVALVEDVDNFASPVIAIFAQKDPSTDDPGADDLHTVGCAARVLKALKHSSGNYSLILQGLVRIRLEEVTQAGPYLKAKVVRLDDEAVSDDEAEALSMSLRDIAKQVIQLMPELPREAGSLIDSIQAPGALADLVAANLDAPVEEKAQLLETVEAKERIRKVLKLLTRQLEILKMRERINSQIKEEMGKNQREYVLRQQLKAIKEELGEDDGDQGDLDGLEDRIAKANLPGEAEQVAKKQIKRLRNMQVGSAEYTVVRTYLDWILDIPWHVTTADNLDIAAVRRVLDEDHYGLEKVKKRILEYLAVRKLKKDKKGPILCLLGPPGVGKTSLGRSIARALGRKFHRMSLGGVHDEAAIRGHRRTYVGALPGQIIQGMKKVGTINPVIMMDEVDKLGHDFRGDPASALLEVLDPEQNNTFADHYLEIPYDLSNVMFIATANIADPIPAPLRDRMEILEIPGYTRREKLAIARQHLIPKQIEEHGIANQPATDGTALLEIRDPAVEVVIDGYTREAGVRTLERQIASVIRGVAVKVAEGDFAPRRIETEDHVREFLGPTRYTSDVAERTSETGVCTGLAWTSVGGEILFIEATRMYGSGKLQLTGQLGDVMKESAHAALSYVRANSDKFGIAKDFLEKSDIHIHIPAGAMPKDGPSAGVTMFTALVSLLTGIRVRHDVAMTGEISLRGRVLPIGGLKEKVLAAHRAGIKRIVLPERNVADLEDVPAEVKGDLEFIPASKMEQVLDAALEEKPTPRVEPAAAAPSTN
- a CDS encoding homoserine dehydrogenase; this translates as MTTGVGMLGCGTVGGGVARLLEERATELAARAGGPLRLAAVAVRDLTKARGPGLAGARLTASPAEVVRDPEVQIVVELMGGAEPARALVLEALAAGKAVITANKLLLAHHGPELFARAREVGVDLAFEGAVGGGIPVVRTLRDALASDRVRRLSGILNGTSNYVLTRMQREGLSFDEVLGAAQRLGYAEAEPSLDVDGHDAAHKLVVLAALAFGADLPPGDVPTSGLRALGPIDHAAAERFGYVIKPLAVAEACDDAAIAMRVGPTLVPREGLLAGVGGVLNAVLVEGEALGPCLLSGPGAGAGPTAVSVVADLLDVAAARKIGAAGRLTAAVRTAPARVRDPGLAHAPFYLRFVVRDEPGVLGCITTSLGRAGVSIRELFQQAQRPVDGAEPPVDVVMLTHPATHARLASAVRELDGEGFAVEPARVLPVAP